Part of the Harpia harpyja isolate bHarHar1 chromosome 16, bHarHar1 primary haplotype, whole genome shotgun sequence genome, GACGGCGAGGAGATGCTGCGGGCCAGCTCCTTGCATGCCGCAGGAATGCTCCCACTGTGCCCACAGAGCTGCTGCGGGTCTGCAGCGCCTGGTGCTTGCATGGCTCTGGCAGAAGGAATGCGCCGAAGCCCCACAGGAGCCGCGACTGGCCCAGCaggttggggctggggctggagaggcAGCACCGTGGCTGCCAAATGCTTCCAGGGGGAACACATCCCAAATACCACCAGCCCCAACATTTTATTTCTGCGTTTTCTAAAAGAGAtgttttgtgtaagaaaaatatggtggttttttcagagaaatgctttgtttctggCTGTTGAAGAACCCGCCTGGGGAGTACAGGACAGCCCAGGAGCCAAGGGGCAGCTCCATTTTCAGGCCAGATCGAAAGCTACGTTCAACCCCAAGCGCTAATTCCTTCTTGCCAGCTACTCAGGTCAACCAGCACCGTGCGCTCGCATTCCCACTCCCGAGCAGCCGCTGCCCGTTGCCGACCCAGCACCCCCTGAGACGTACCTGGAGGAGGCTCGGGCTCCTTCCCCGCTCACCGGGGGCTGCGGGATGGGATGTCCCCAGCTTGGGGCATGGCCGGGGATGTGATGGCACACGGGCGATCAGGGTCCCCTCGTCCGGGGAGGGCTGTGTGGCGCGGCGAGGCGTCCAGTGACTGCAAGGAAGGAACAGAGCCTGGAGCGCTGCCCGGAGCCCACAGGGATCCCTGGCCGGGGATACCCCACAGCAAGCCCCGCACCCACCGTTACGCTCTCACGCTGCTGACCTGGGGACGCACCGAGAAGCGTGGCTGAGCCAAGCGGGGCCAAGCTGGGGTCCCCGTGCCGGCGTGCGCCAAGTGCCAGGGCAGTGCCTCTGCCTGCACCCATGCACCTTCTTCGCTCACCGCCCCATCTGAAACCAGGAGATCCTCCTCCCCGGCAAACCCGCGGCAGCGAGCCAGGGTGGGGAGCAATCGCAGCGCTCCCGCCCGGCCCTTCGCTTTGAAATCGGAagagaggagctgctgctttcccctcctCAGCCGAAAGCTGGTGCCGATGGCTGGAGCCTGGAGCCCTTGCATGACCCCAGGGCCGGTGCTGCTCCCCACCCTGCCAATTCGCCCATGCCCCCATCCCCGGTGCCCTGCCGGCAATGCTACCCACCTGCCCGGCACTGGCGTGCCTGGCTCAGTCCAGTGCCAACTCCAGCCATGGACCCAtggcagggtgggaaggggatgTGAGCTCCGTGCTGAGACCCGTGCCGGGGTGCGGTGTGCGGTGCCGTAGGAGCCCCGTAGCCTGGCCggcagccaggcagagcaggggcGATGCTCCAGGTGTACtcggctctgcctgcagctccgGTTTGCCTTCCGTGAAACCCCGCACCCTCGCCAGCCCCTGGCATGCCAGCCCGCTGCGTCACCGCCGGGTCCTGCCCCACGTGGGTGCGGGGCGTTGGGCCCGAAAGCACCCAGCTTCTGGGGTGCAAATGCAGCAGAGCGGGGCTGTGCACTTTCTCTGGGGGGGCTCAGCCTCTTTCGGTCCCTGGGGAGGGCAGTGGGACAGAGGAGCAGAGCCTGGGGTGGCCATTCCTGCTGCTCGGGGTGCCACACCGTGCCAGCCCCCTGCATCACCCCCCCCGGGTGCGCAGCCTGTGGAGTCCTGACGTGGCACTGTGTGATGTCGGGGTCCCCACCTTCAGCCACCGCAggcacagcagccccagctgtAACACATCTCCCACCTGCACCCCATTAGCACCATGGGGTCCGTCCCCCCACAACCTGCAGGTCCCCAGCAACCCCCTGACACCCCGCGCCTCTGCCCCGGCGCGCTGGAGGTACCTGCGCAGCCGGTAAAGGGCCAGAGGAAGGTGGTCAGATCCGGGCAGCTTTCAGGGTAGGGAAGCTCTTTCCCGGCTGTGTTGTCTGCAGCCCTCCTGCGCGCTCAGGTTTTGTCTGCAgcgtgtgtgtggggaggggaagggtaGTTTGTTCTGTTCCCAGTCACTGGGTGAGTCTGGGAAACAGCTCCTGTAGAGGTTCTTGTCtgcgcacatgcacacacacgctcGGGTTGAACAACAAAGGCGGGTCAAATTCTGCAGTGAGATCAACAGAGCTGGATTCCTCTGCAGGCAACACCAGCGGCTCCTGCCAGGTGATGCTCCATCCCCTGCACGGGTGGCTCTGGGCACTGCAAACCTGGCAGCAAACCCCGGGCAAGACCGGGGTTGGCCAGGGACCAGCACCGGGCTCACGCCATCCCCCCAGCTATGGGTCAGCCAGCAACCGTTGCTAAGAATCACAAATTACGCAATTATAACCcactttttaaatagttttgccTTAGTAATAGTTTTGCAACAGCTCATCGGTATCTCCAACCTACAGCGACCCGCAGCCACCGCCCTGCCGACGCCGGGGCGTCCCGGACGAGACCTTTCCCAAAGAACGGCACAGACCGGGTGCCAGAGCACGGTAGCGATGTCCCCACGCAGTGGGACCCTGCCCTGCCGGCTGCCTCCACTCCTGTCCTCGTGGGACCTGGGATGTGTCCCTAAGGGGACCGTCCCTCTCCCCAGAGCACCGGTGGCATCCAGGGAGGCTGAGTCAGCCCTTCCCTGCCCGGGCAGCCGGGTGTCCCGCTCAGCCTCCCCCCGCAGAGCAACCCCATTTCATGCCTCTGCAGACGTGGCCCGGGCAGGAATGCGTTTCCGCTCGCTCGCGGTTTACCCGGCCTCTCGGCTGCCCGGAGGCTTTCCCGGCATCGCTCCAGCACACCCCAGGGCCAAGCGCACCGAAGCGTTTTCCCATGCGGCACCTCACCGGAGCCAGCCCTCCCGTGGGGACACACTTGAAGAGCCCTGCCGGGTGCTCGATGCTCCGAGAGGTTCGCTCCCAGCACTTGTGGCAGACAAGGAGCCGCTCACCCAGCAGCTTTTTGGCTCCAGGAGGTCAAATAATAAAGTGTGGGGGGGCTtgccaggctggggacacagCGGGGAGAGGCCACAGGAATGGGAGCCCGAGGGACCCAAAGCAAACCCTCGTGGGAGCCCGGGGGTGCGGAGCGGGGCGAGCTTGGAGGAGGGGGCAGACACGGGCACCCTCATCCCAGACAAGAGCAAAGCGAGGGCTCCGGAGCAGCCGGGAGCCTCCCCTCACCCAGGAGCTGCCTTTGCACGGTCCTATCAGCAGGATCAAGAATTTCAGCTATGTTGTAGAGAGCCGGCGTGGCAGGAGCTCCAGCAGGAATCTGGGGGCTGTGGCCTTCGAGATGAAAAAcccaggagagagggaagacCATGAGAAGCGCTGGCAGGTCTGATTTCTTGCAaaaggcagcagctccctgccccatGGTGAAACCCTATAAGGGCCAGGTGAAGAGCGGGGCCAGATCCCCCAGGCAGCCTCTCGCCTGAAACTTTGGAATTTCGGGAGAGGCCACGCAGCCACGGCGAGAAAGTTCAGGTGCCTTTTGGCACAGGCAGAAGATTTTCCCTAAGGCAGTTGGGTGGGGAATGGAAACACCCCGTGTTTTGCAGTGTCCTCCATAAAGGAAAAACCCAAGCAGTGGAGCAGGCGGCTGCCAAACCAGCAGGATCAGACCTCAAAGTCTCTTTAAAAGGGTCTTAAATGGGCCGTCGCAGGAGGCAGCACTCGGCCGCCTGCCGGGGCTGGGACTCAGCCCTGCTTTTTTAtctccagctccctgcctgccaaCAGCATCCCGGCCATCCCGGCTGTCCCGCTCTGGCGCCACGTCCCCGGGGACGAGACCTCCCCTGCAAGCGCTGGGGCACGGGAGTCACGGGAGCCTGGGAGCCGGCAGTTGGGGCCGCCGCTCGCTCCAGCACGCTGGACGTACATCAGAGAGTTTCTCTTCAATTCCCAGCAAACAGGCGAGTTTCGGGCAGGGAAGAAACAAGGCCCTGACCTGTGCCATGGCACACGTGAGCCCCTCCACATCCCCGGCCGGGCTGGAGTTAGcgatgggttttttttaagtcccCTCTCCCCGAAATTCAGGGGGCCTTCTGGGCACCCCACAAGCAAATACAATTCCCTGTATGATGATGCAAAGTCTGGGAAATATTCATCTTTTATTATGACATCCCCCAGTTTATTTGCTTTCCCACTGACACCGGTCCTGTCTCTCAACCCAGCACCCTGCGCCCCAGGAGGCAGGTCCCCCCCCGTTTCTGCAGCACCAGCCGGGGCAACCTCAGCTCCCCTtggtgcagagcacagcagcacatCAGAAAGTACAAGACAAACGTTCCCATTTGCCCAGCCAGCTGCCGCTGATCCCAAGCCCGGATGGTGCAAGACACTCGGAGCTTTGCGGAGCGGCTGCAGTGCTCGCTCCAGGCGAGATAAAGCAGCACAACAACAAACGGCAACTGGATTGTCAGGTCTCTCGCAAcgggcagcagctctgggtgcCACTTTGATGTGCAGAATTGGGGCAGGTGGGCAGGGTGGTTGCTCTGGGTCTCATCTTTGCCGCGATTAGCGCTTGCAGCTGGGGAACACCTCAGGGTTTTGCTAATCGAGGACAGCCTTGATCGAGAGCGGCCAACCTTGCTTGAAAACAAACAGCCCAGCCCTAGCTCTTTAAATTAGAGGTGATGGCTTGCACACAAAGAACAGCTTGTATCCTCTGACGTTAAAGGCTTCAGTAAAGTAAATTTTCAGGTGGATAATCCAGCAAGCACAGCAACGAGAGCAGACAGAAGGAAGGCAGAGATCAGCGCAGCTTCACTtaaaaagagatggaagaaatcCACCTGTATTTCACCGTCTGCCTCTCTTACCCCAAAGGTCTCCAAACTCACCGGTGTCAGCGCAAGGAGCTGCCGTGTGCCCAGAGGGTCCCGGGCTGGTGGCAGGGATCCCCCCAGGGCTCCTCCACCATCCCCACCCTCGTGGGACAGCCGGTCCGGTCCCTGCCCTCCCGGCCTGCCCTCGGCATCCCTCCGGCCATAGCAGTCCCTCCGCCTCCCCCTTCAGCGCACCCGGGCCGGTCCCTTTCCCCAGGGTGGGCTGTGGGAAGGAGCTCAGCTTTGCCCACCGAGGGTCTCAGGTGGGAGCTGGTTCATTGGGTCAGGCGTGCTGCAAAGTGGCAGTAGGTGCAGTGACCTGACACGGAGGACGGTCCCGGTCCGAAAAGACACGGCAACGGCATTCCCGCCCCGTGCCCCTTCCTTTGCAGCAGAGCCACCGAGTGCGGGGGCTATTGGTGCtcatggaaaaaataataatcacacCCTCCAAATAAAGCGAAACCAGTAACAGATCAAGCTGCATGTTCAATGTTAATGTTACTTATGAGTGCATTTGCCATGAAATTATTGTTAATTATTCATCCCGGCTAATGCTCAGTTACCGTTGATGCCCTTAGAAATTGCAGTGCTGCCTGAGTCACGGCAGAACGCGACATATTACAGCAATAAACAAGAACATATTCTGCCATTTAATGTTATTGTTTAATCAATGGTTGGGGTGTTTTCCTCTCCTTTATTCAGTTGTTTTGCTTGGGTGTTTTTCTCTGGCCGGGCAGGAAGAGCTGGCAGCCCACAGCGGGCTCTGCCTGCCCGGCCGGATCCTCACCCCCGTGCTTCGCCAAGGTGGCTGCTGCATCAAGCACATGCTCTTGTCCCCACTCAGCTAATGACTGTTATTAATGACGATCACATCAGTCTGAAATGGCCATGACACTTGCGGTGCAGCTTACGTAGGGTGAGGGATAGGGAGAGGGGTTCCCTGGGGGGGGTCAAGGGTGCCCGTCCTGGCTGgcccctctcccctgccacctCCGAGCTGGTTTGAAAATTTGTGACATTTTTAAATTGCTCCAGCCTGTCCCTGGCAGCCCACGGCTGCAAAGAGCTCTGCCACCCGTGTGTCCCTGGGGACGTTCACATTTCTGGGTGTGCCTGCCTGTGCCCAGTAGCCCATCTTAAatcaagaatttatttttttaaagcctgggATTACAGGGAGAGAATTAAGCTGTCCTCCTTCCTCGCCTGCAACCAGTGCCTGGTGAATGCAGCAAGAGTTTTGCCGTTGACTTGCTGGGTGCAAGGACAAGCCCTTCTCTGGGCAGCGCAGACCTCATAACATCCCGTGCACCCCAAAAACTACCCGCCGAGCCGCGGCACTCCCCCTCTCTGGCCAAAGCCGTCACTCATGCCCAGCTCCAGGGACTTCTCCAATTTTCACTGGCTTTTCTCCAGCAGACCCAAGCCGGCAGCCAGCTGTTTGTCACCGCGGCTGGTCCAAACCCAGCCCGGAGCTGCCCGTGGGAGCGATGCCTCTCCAGGGGTGATGCAGCCCTTGCTCCCCTCTTGGCAGTGTTGTGCCCAAGGAGCAGGAGAACAACCAATTTGGCCATCATTTCTGAGGGACAGAAATTTTTATTCATGGCAAGGATACCCTCAGGACCAGCTAAGCCAGACCGGCTGGGACAGGCTCGACCTCCGGGCACCACTGGCAGTTCACAGCCGCCACGGAGCTGCTTGTCCCTGTCGGCTCTCGGGGACCGCACGTGTCCTACAGCACCTGGGTTTACCCCAAATTCGGCAGAATGATGTAACGTGCCTTCCCCAGGACGGGAGAGGCAGAGAGCCTTTGAGCACAGCCCGACTCCGAGGTGCTGCCACCCCCAGGGCTCCTGCACCgggggggatggaggaggaagaggaggaggaggagggtgcagcGTAGATGAGCGGCTCCTGCTTTCCCCCAGGCAGCTCTAGGGAAGAGCCTCCTCCTCGGACAGCGTGCCGGGGCTGGAGGCCGTGGGGGGGATGGAGACCGTGGGAGGTTTGTAGTCCGCCCCATGGAAAACCTGCCCCGCCATGCCCACGGGCTCGGTGTGGGAGAGCGCGCAGTCCTGGCCGTGCTGATGGCTGTCCCCGCTGCCGGCCAGGAGGCACTCGCGGCACCGCTTGCCGATCAGGTAGGCGGCCTCGACGAGGCTCAGCATGACACAGACGCAGGCAGTGACCACCATGAAGAGGGTGAAGATGTTCTTCTCGGTGGGCCGGGAGATGAAGCAGTCCACCATGttggggcagggaggcagctcaCACTTCACCAGCCGGGGCAGGGTGTAGTTCCTGTAGAAGTGGTAGAAGATGTAGAGGAAGACCACGTCTACGCCAGCCTTGAAGATGAGGCTGAGCAGGTAGGTCCACCACAGCCCCCCCCGCTTcttgccggggttggggtagaTGCAGCGGCCGTCATCCCCGCCGGCGGCACGGTGCCTCTGCTCCTTGGCCTCCCGGTAGGCCACGTGCATGATGACCAGGAGGGACGGACAGGTCACCATGATGAGCTGGAGGGCCCAGAGGCGAATGTGGGAGACGGGGAAGAAGTGGTCGTAGCAGACGTTG contains:
- the LOC128153032 gene encoding gap junction beta-5 protein-like, with protein sequence MNWGVFEGLLSGVNKYSTAFGRIWLSVVFIFRLLVYVVAAERVWSDDHKDFDCNTRQPGCTNVCYDHFFPVSHIRLWALQLIMVTCPSLLVIMHVAYREAKEQRHRAAGGDDGRCIYPNPGKKRGGLWWTYLLSLIFKAGVDVVFLYIFYHFYRNYTLPRLVKCELPPCPNMVDCFISRPTEKNIFTLFMVVTACVCVMLSLVEAAYLIGKRCRECLLAGSGDSHQHGQDCALSHTEPVGMAGQVFHGADYKPPTVSIPPTASSPGTLSEEEALP